In a genomic window of Quercus lobata isolate SW786 chromosome 4, ValleyOak3.0 Primary Assembly, whole genome shotgun sequence:
- the LOC115984268 gene encoding CASP-like protein 1C1, which produces MAAKNQCTFGLRITGCVATLSAALALATARQSVHFSDVNVSIQVGYSDLMCYMCLLVVNVIVCVYSFAINLLPKKSLLWRSVVVIDAMLMVLLASSNSAALSAICLERNGNFHAGWRGICGLAPQYCDHIIGAIAASYLGFVIYMILLLLAINNLLNPLLVQ; this is translated from the exons ATGGCGGCAAAAAATCAATGTACTTTTGGACTAAGGATCACAGGTTGTGTTGCAACCCTTTCTGCAGCTTTAGCTTTGGCTACAGCCCGTCAGTCAGTTCACTTCTCCGATGTCAATGTTTCTATTCAAGTTGGATATAGTGATTTGATGTGCTACAT GTGTCTTCTCGTTGTGAATGTCATCGTATGCGTTTACAGCTTTGCAATCAATCTTCTTCCTAAGAAAAGTTTGCTGTGGCGATCAGTTGTGGTAATTGATGCG atGTTGATGGTGCTACTTGCTTCAAGCAATTCAGCTGCCTTGTCAGCTATTTGCctggaaaggaatggaaatttTCATGCAGGGTGGAGAGGTATTTGTGGGCTTGCTCCACAATACTGTGACCATATAATTGGAGCTATAGCTGCTAGCTATCTTGGGTTTGTCATATATATGATACTGCTTCTCCTCGCCATCAATAATCTCCTAAATCCTCTACTTGTGCAATAG
- the LOC115988155 gene encoding uncharacterized protein LOC115988155, which translates to MGSSYLNYRDSLKKKWFKPYGEVTEEARANVPLGLEKDDWNCLVDLWSKQDYMDMCLKNKENRDKNNIIHTSGSKSFQQRSAQEKEKTGHSPSRIELFDITHVQANGQAVNEPTQDALVALRNLSTQVNEGALQISQDQMFVEVFGLEHHGRVRGYGAGVTPTMLWGSSSSRMYDLEKQLQEFEQKCLESKQKRLESEQKRLEFEHKRIEADAELKEEVKHLKSMLKQQAIQMAEQRRHFEEQQASQMATQRAHYDNMMMQMLSCITSQSA; encoded by the exons ATGGGTAGTTCTTACTTGAATTATCGTGACTCCCTAAAGAAAAAGTGGTTTAAGCCATATGGTGAAGTAACAGAAGAGGCACGAGCAAATGTTCCACTCGGACTAGAGAAGGATGATTGGAATTGTCTCGTCGATTTGTGGAGCAAGCAAGATTATATG GACATGTGTTTGAAAAACAAGGAAAATCGagacaaaaacaatattatCCACACTTCTGGTTCAAAAAGTTTCCAACAACGTAGTGCGCAAGAG AAAGAGAAGACAGGTCATAGCCCTAGTAGAATTGAATTATTTGACATCACCCATGTGCAAGCTAATGGGCAGGCAGTAAATGAACCAACACAAGATGCATTG gtGGCATTGAGGAATCTTTCTACTCAAGTGAATGAGGGGGCATTGCAAATATCTCAAGATCAAATGTTTGTGGAGGTGTTTGGACTTGAGCATCATGGACGAGTTCGTGGCTATGGGGCTGGAGTCACTCCTACCATGTTATGGGGTTCCTCCTCATCTAGAATGTATGATCTTGAGAAGCAACTCCaagaatttgaacaaaaatgcTTAGAATCTAAACAGAAACGCTTAGAATCTGAACAAAAACGCTTAGAATTTGAACACAAACGAATAGAGGCTGATGCAGAGTTGAAAGAAGAAGTAAAGCACCTCAAAAGCATGCTCAAACAACAAGCTATTCAAATGGCAGAACAAAGAAGACATTTTGAGGAACAACAAGCTAGTCAAATGGCAACACAAAGAGCACATTATGACAATATGATGATGCAAATGTTGAGTTGTATCACCTCACAATCAGCCTAA
- the LOC115988156 gene encoding putative RING-H2 finger protein ATL69, with protein MSTADPPVPSAATGVGLGYGIAIAVSILVLISTIMLASYVCVRIKANGHNDSGGGNDNNILRRRSNHQSTTRISIEPVVIVMGLDGPNIESYPKMVLGESRRLPKPNNGPCSICLSDYQPKDTIRCIPECHHCFHANCIDQWLQMSATCPLCRNSPAPSGNSTPLATPLSELVPLAFHARGPLPFYEVIKWG; from the exons ATGTCCACGGCTGATCCACCTGTGCCATCGGCCGCCACCGGTGTCGGCCTCGGGTACGGCATTGCCATTGCCGTGAGTATTCTCGTACTCATCTCTACTATCATGCTTGCTTCGTATGTGTGCGTTAGAATCAAAGCTAATGGTCATAATGATAGTGGTGGTGGTAACGATAATAATATCTTAAGAAGAAGGTCTAATCACCAATCTACAACGAGGATTTCAATAGAGCCTGTAGTGATAGTGATGGGCTTAGATGGGCCCAACATAGAGTCTTACCCAAAGATGGTTCTTGGTGAAAGTCGACGACTGCCTAAGCCCAACAACGGCCCATGTTCGATTTGCTTGTCCGACTACCAGCCCAAAGATACCATAAGGTGCATTCCAGAGTGCCATCACTGTTTCCATGCAAATTGCATTGATCAATGGCTCCAAATGAGTGCTACATGTCCTTTGTGTCGAAATTCTCCTGCTCCATCAGGAAACTCTACACCTCTTGCTACTCCTTTGTCAGAATTGGTTCCACTGGCCTTTCATGCCAG GGGTCCCTTGCCTTTTTACGAAGTGATCAAGTGGGGTTAG